A stretch of DNA from Cryptococcus neoformans var. neoformans JEC21 chromosome 13 sequence:
AACCCGGATATcatcccttccccatctcccgCCATTCACCCCTCTTCCCCGCCCAATCCCCGCAACCAACAAAACCGGCCTCGGCTCCTCTGCCGCCCTAGTCACTTCCCTCGTCGGATCTTTGCTCTCCCACCTCCATATCACCCATTCCTCTCCAGAGGGCAGTATCGCAGATGACGACAAGGCTGTCATTCACTCTGTCGCTCAGCTGGCGCACTGCCAAGCGCAGGGTAAAGTTGGATCAGGTTTCGACGTTTCCTCTGCCGTCTACGGTTCCCACCTCTACACCCGTTTCtccccatccatcctcACGCCGCTCATGTCCCTTGCCCCATTCTCCCGACCTCGACCCTCTCCCGGCTCAacatctctcctcctcgatGCACTCCACCCGAGCAAATGGGATAACAAATCCATCCCTTTCCGACTCCCCAAACATTTGCGTCTCTTACTCGCCGACGTTTCGTGCGGTACTGACACGCCATCTTTTGTCTCCTCTGTCCTCAAGTGGAGAAATAACGATAGGGAAAAGGCCGATGAAGTGTGGGCGAGGCTGGATAATGCGAACAGGGCCTTGGGTAAGGTGCTGAGCGATATGGTGGCCGCAGAAAACGAGATTGATTATGAAAAAACCATGATGGCCGCCTCAGAACTCACATCGGACGAGGTACGTCCGCAaatctcctctccctctctctcccattctttcATTCCCCGTCACTGACTTTTAACCGTCCTGTTGTAGCTTTTGAACCTCCCTACAACCCCGAGCCCTTCACGCAcactccatctcctccaccgcctcgccctctccctctcgtCCATCCGCGCTCTGTTGCGTGAAATGTCCGATCTCTCGGGCGTACCCATCGAACCAAAAGAACAAACGAGATTGCTGGATGCATGCGGACAAGTCAAGGGTGTTGTAGGCGGTGGCGTTCCAGGTGGTACGTCCTAAATTCCCTCTCGTCCCAACCCCACTCGCAAAACTTTATTCCCAGGGCCCTCAGCCCCATCGTATAACAGCACACATGCTCATGCTTCGATTTGTTTCTAGCGGGCGGCTACGATGCCCTTTACCTTCTTACCATCGACCACCCAACCCCTATAGCAGGTGTCGATAAACTTTGGGCAGAGTGGACGGAGATGGACGTCTGTCCCCTGTCCGCAAAACAGAGTGATGGCGGGATAAGGCAAGAACAAGTTGCGGAAGTGAAGGGTTTAAAGGAAGCGCTGGAGAGAGCGAGGAGATGAGCCGTGCATCGGAAGATAGCATATAAGGATAAAGGTTAATGCCAGGCTAATAGATTCGTATTGTGTTTATACCCTGCATGAGATATGCCGTTTTGACGACTTACGTGACGTGAGTCAAATGCTCTGTGCAAAGTGAATGATGCTATATATGTTACAACAGATTGTGTGTTTTATGATGCTATGGTGATATGGTGGAATTTTCGatccccccccccctcaAGATCTCTCTCATTCCGCCAAAATATCTTCTATCTCATTCACACTCCCATCTCACCCCGTCCCCCCCCTCATATTTTCCCCTTCACATTTTGTACCGTCGATGACCCCGCTTCCAAGACACCAACCATCATGCCAGATGGCTACGACTTGTCCAGGGCTCACGCCGACGATCGGATCATTGAACTCTACAGTCACACTTTCATTTCACTTCATTAGCTACTCACAATTTCTTGGGGGCAAGGCGATATAAGAAATTATAGGACAAAGCTATAGACTCACTCCTTGACGTTACCACCTACGACGATTCGACCGCCAACAGGATTCATCCTATGCCTGACTTGTATACCCACTTTCTCCGGTTCTTTCACAAGCAATTCTCGTGGGAATGTGTCGTGTATCCAGTGGAAATCGGAGGTATGAACACTTTTGCAGAGCAACATCGGATGGTCCCTACAATACCCGTCAGATCCGTAAATcgcattcttcctttccctgtCCATACCAATCggaagggggaagaggaggggataacaagatggagaaaacTCACGATCCCGGGACGACTAATATATCAgtccccttctcccctaCGCCTTTCTTTGCGACAAACATGGGTTTCAACTGATTCGCAACCCTGGCCCGTTGACCAATGGTGTAGTACCAGAGTCCCTTGTGCTCTGCCAAGCGCTCACCGGAAAGGTTAACAAGATAGCCTGATTCGGGTGGGGACGTGTATTGCGCTGTGGGTGGAAAGTCAAGATGGGCATAATAAACGGTGGATGGTGGATTATGATTTAGCCCAGCAATGAATAAACTGATGGAGTAATGCGATATATAACGCACAGATGAAATCTCCAAACTTTCCCCGCTCCCCAATGAAACACACGCCCATagactcttccttctttgcgTTTGGTAAACCCCAATGCTCTGCCAGTCGTCTGACGTCGGTTTTTAATAAACTTCCGAGTGGAAGAATTGCCTACCACACATTTATTCAGCTTACACGAGCAAAAAAACAGAAATATACTTTTGAACGTACGCGAGATAGCTGTTGTTCGGTCATTTGAGAGAGGTAATAGGTTTGATCTTTGGATTTATCCACTGCTCGTAGAAGCTTTGAAGGTCCTGGATGTGATAGTAGAGGGACGTGAGCAACACGGCCATAATGACCCGTTGCAAGGAAATGCCTGTCTTTCTTTGGCAAGACATCCAACAGAGCACCAAACTTGATCTCTCTACATTCCATTATCAGCCGATCATAAACATGTCAGTATTATTATGACGTACCTATTACAATCCACATCTGGGTTAGGCGTTCCCCCCCTCTCCCATACTCCCACTGCGGGCTCAAACACTCTACTCCAATACTCCTTCGACAGATCTACAAGCTTGATCGAGTCCTTTGGGATCCCAACTTGTGTAGCCACTTTTAGGACATCATTCCAATCTCGCTCCCATTGGCAAGGAGAAAGATTCTGCTCTCTGTTCGAGGTTGAGCCCGAAGAGTATGCTAGAGATATGGGAGATGGTGGCAAAGAAGATTCAGGAGGCGATTCAGATAGTAGAGGGTCCCAGTTGCGCATGAATACAACGTCAAGATGGATGGGCTTTTAGCTTTGATTAGCACTGAGCGGTCAAATGGGAGGTGACAGATACGCACAAACTCTCGTAATATTCGCAACGTTGTTGCAGAATCGACCCCACCTGACATACCAACAGTTACTGTACAAAAAAGATCAGTCTGAAATACAACTACTTCAAATATTTTGCATACATACCGTGATCACCTTCTCTCAGACCGAGTTCCTCCATGGTCGGCAGAAGGCTCCGAAGCTCCCTTTCAGCCAAACTGTGGCTACTCCTCATTCGGACCAAAGGCTTCAGCTTCACATTTACGGCTCTCGGCAGACATTGTCGGGATTTCGAACCAAACACATTTGAACAACGGAATTTGGATGTCGTCGGTAGCGGTCGTAGACATGCAAACCACATCTCCTTAATAAGAGAACCGAGGCAGCAAGCAATTCTGAGCTTGCCCGTTTGGTGTGCAGTGTATGGGTGTTTTATTATGCTATATAATGTACGGACAACGAAAGATGAATGCAGGAGGATGAGTATCGACCTTTCTGTTTTAACTTTTTTTCGGCTTTGTCCGGTACGATCACGACAACCGCTGAAATCGACCAAAGGAGTTACTCTGGCTCCGCGGGCCATCAGACTTTAACGGTTGTTGCATCATTATTTCTCTTTTCATCGTTTCTACGAATTTTCGACGGGCGTCAGCACTATAGCCAGGTAATCGCCAGCCATGGAACATAGCATCGAGTCAAAAGACGTACCTTTCACGGCAAACACCTACCTTTGTGTCAAAAAAGATACATCTTTCGGCTTCCCGTTGTTCGATGCCCCAGGTCCGAGGTTCCGATTTCTGACTCTCAATAATTTACTCCCCGACACCCCCGCTTTATAGACAAGACCAGGGTACTAGGCCAGAATACACATGTAATGGAGCGGAGTTGTAACAGCGTCCCACTCACATTAGACGATAGCTAAAAGGACGAGCAGCCTCGAAGTCTCGCCCCCTCACCCTCAACGTATAAAAACTGCTTTTTTGAAAAGCAACTCATCAAAGCTCTTGTTAAGCTCCAAGGATCAAAAATTTCACTGGAAACCCTTACAAAGCAAAAGCACCCGGTACTACGACGAGATGAACCACCGAATAAACAACAGTCGTACTGATCCTTCCTCTTATGGAACCGGAGGACCCCCTTCTGGCTCTGATAGACGAGGCACGAGGGACTTGGGATGGTATGTCCAACTTCTTGAGCAAATCCAGTCTACTACTCCTCATGAGGAAAACATGCCTGTGGTAGATTCTGTCATCGAAAATGGGCAGCCTGGCATTACTGTGACGGCCAATGCCCCTGTTGGCGACCTGTTCCCGTACACAGAAGAAACATACTACATGGGTCCAGCATCATCTACTTTTCAATCTACAACACCTACAAGCGGCCTGTTCTTCCCTATGAATGAACCAGAAAGAGTGCTGTCTACGGCCACCAATTATTTCCCAAGAGGGCGCCAAATAACCACTTCTCATTTTCCTTCGGCAGAGATTGAAAGAAATGATGGTGGTATTACTCACACGCTTCGTActcctcctttccaatCACACCCGCCTACCAACAACCTGTCAGACCTTACTACCCGTCAATATGTCCAACGGGCATTATCCGCATCAACCCTTGCAAGCTATCGATCCGCCCCTATGAATAGACATGGGAGGGCGCCGCCTACAGCCACTGATTCTTCCCGTCACAGAATAactttttatttttcccctgaAGAGACTGGAAGAAATGATGGCATTAATTTTACAGTCCATTACCCTCCTTTCGTATCAACCCCAAGTACCAATGAGGCCGAATGGATAAACTACTTCAACGTTCGCGGCGTCACGACGAGAGACGGAAGGAGCGAGATCGGATTGGATGAGGCTGTGGATACCGAAGTTGAACCGACCGATGAGGGGCATCGTGAGCGTGTAATGAGCAGAATTTGGGATAACTTGATGGAGGAATTTCATATGAGGAGCGGAACGACAAGTACAGTACGAGAAACAGGTCGAAGGGGCTGATTAGTTCTAAAAGTCAATTCCAGAGTTAAGAGTTCGAGAGAGTAGGCCGTGGCATGTATATGCGGCTTTGTCAAGTACAAAATGCATGAAAATAAGACATGGCTACGACTACTATATTAGGGTTTCCTTTGTAGGAGCAGTGCTAGTCTTCCACCCACCGTCGGCTCCAACTTGCTCAACGACTGTTTTTTCCAGCTAGTATACACCGATAGGGAAAATTGGGCATTTGGAGAAAGGAACAAATCGGACGATTTTCAAAACTCTTGTAAAACAAATGTCAAAACTAGTCGATACATGCTtacaaaacaaaaacaaaacagAAAACACTACTCTAACCCATCCTAATCAATCACGATTGGCTCACCCCTatcatctcccttcctccctgTAACTCCGGCCTTTCCTCCTGTGGCGTTTGTGCTGCTCGATTTCGGTGCCGGGGGTTTCACGACCGTATCAGGCACTTGGATCCTCGTATTCAACCCGGCCAGCGTCCGGAGTCTGGGAATGGACTTGATAGGAAACCGTGTTTTACACATTGCACAGATGGGTTTTGGTTCGCAGAAGACTACACGTGTTGTAGGGGTGAGGTTAGCTTTTGCCCTTTACCGAAAAGCGGGAGAAaagtgaaggagagaaaaaagaggggAACGTACTGGAGAGACACACGCTACATACGAATCCCACGTCCAACGTCCTGTGATGACAGAAACATACTGCACGAAAGTTGACAGCGTCTTGTGGCGGGGTGACGAACGGGTTATGTCGGAGAGAAGGTGGTGTGAGGTATATACTCTAGTTCCCATTATGACATTACCGCATCAGCTGTCCTGCTATCACATCTTACCAAGCTTCAATGCAAGCAGATGCATGAGATGATAAAAGGGCGAGAAAAAAGAACGTACGTGAAGATACTGGAGCAAaccgcctcttccattcCATTGCCAATACACTCCATCCGTCAGATGGGCGGCTTGTTGCAAGAAGACGGGAGGGGAAGAATCGATCGTcgatggaggaagggacAGGATATCGATCGGGACTTTCTGCAGGACTGAATGTCAGACGAACGCGGTAGATAGACAAAAGAGGGATCACTTGCAGCTTTTTGAGCGGCAAAGACACAGTTCATCAGTCCGACATAACCACCGCGCATGCGTTGTTGCCGTCTCTGATTTTTccgttcttcttcgtttGCATCCccattttccttctccgcccCATCGCCTCCTCCTGGACGACCATCCGGATCCGCTCGACCTCCCACGGCAGCTCCGGGAGTCGCGTTTATAACTAATATCCGAACTTCTTTACTTGGTAAAAGGCCGCCAGAAGTATCCGAGGTGCCGCTATTTGGGTCTGAAGATAGTGGGAGGGCTGTTGGATCTGCAGGGACTGAAGGTGATATCCGTCGGTTAATGACTATCAGTGTCACAACGCTATCAGCAGACAATACGAAACAGCTTGGGAGACGACGACTTGCAGCAGAGAGCTTTAGTGAGTGCCGAGACCATGGCGGGAGGTTGGTTTATAAACCCGGCGCCTTCGGTATTCAattttccctcttcctccctcacAACTTCTTTTagcccttcttcaatcccCTGATCCAAAATCTGGAACGGCCTGTACATATTCGCACTCGGCTTtgccccttctcccctttGCCGTATCTTCTCGTTTGAAGGCGGGTAGATCAGCTCGGCCTTTCCGGCGGATGCAGTATAGACGACGACTTCATTGCCCCATTTGCTTGCGAGATGGGCGTTGAGAAAGAcggtgaggatggtgatgaaCTGGTCGAGCGATGTCGGGGATGATGTGGCATTGTCGAGGATCTTGTTGTCGGGCAGGGGGGGCGCTGGGGGGAGATGGGCGAGGAGGTGCCAGGAGAGGGGGTGGGtgtcgaggacgaggatgagcgTGGAGGGGGGGGCCGGCATTTTGTGGTGAGACGAATGAAATCACCGGGAATCATAATAAATCGGCGGTGGAGGGACTCGCCCCGGCGGACATCCCCGCCCAATACGTAATCAATCGATGTGCATAATTTTGAATGGATATTTTGGTTTCTCGACTGTGACTATACAAGGGCATCCACAAAATGTC
This window harbors:
- a CDS encoding expressed protein yields the protein MTTGTTTVVSSPGKVLIAGGYLVLDTHYSGLVIGTSSRFYSCVSSRATSSRATSSTPSIDADTNTGIDTDTCQNKATISVRAGQFPPDASTWVYCISKPSASASASAGEDGEEGEEGGDGTLYLKLEQTNEEQAGKNKFIFITLCKVLEYVYESILAHVGDEETALDELMKRIKGGGGGEDGLDVVVFADNDFYSQREQLTSLSLPTRISSLPHLPPFTPLPRPIPATNKTGLGSSAALVTSLVGSLLSHLHITHSSPEGSIADDDKAVIHSVAQLAHCQAQGKVGSGFDVSSAVYGSHLYTRFSPSILTPLMSLAPFSRPRPSPGSTSLLLDALHPSKWDNKSIPFRLPKHLRLLLADVSCGTDTPSFVSSVLKWRNNDREKADEVWARLDNANRALGKVLSDMVAAENEIDYEKTMMAASELTSDELLNLPTTPSPSRTLHLLHRLALSLSSIRALLREMSDLSGVPIEPKEQTRLLDACGQVKGVVGGGVPGAGGYDALYLLTIDHPTPIAGVDKLWAEWTEMDVCPLSAKQSDGGIRQEQVAEVKGLKEALERARR
- a CDS encoding tRNA (5-methylaminomethyl-2-thiouridylate)-methyltransferase, putative; this translates as MWFACLRPLPTTSKFRCSNVFGSKSRQCLPRAVNVKLKPLVRMRSSHSLAERELRSLLPTMEELGLREGDHVTVGMSGGVDSATTLRILREFPIHLDVVFMRNWDPLLSESPPESSLPPSPISLAYSSGSTSNREQNLSPCQWERDWNDVLKVATQVGIPKDSIKLVDLSKEYWSRVFEPAVGVWERGGTPNPDVDCNREIKFGALLDVLPKKDRHFLATGHYGRVAHVPLLSHPGPSKLLRAVDKSKDQTYYLSQMTEQQLSRAILPLGSLLKTDVRRLAEHWGLPNAKKEESMGVCFIGERGKFGDFISQYTSPPESGYLVNLSGERLAEHKGLWYYTIGQRARVANQLKPMFVAKKGVGEKGTDILVVPGSDHPMLLCKSVHTSDFHWIHDTFPRELLVKEPEKVGIQVRHRMNPVGGRIVVGGNVKDVTVEFNDPIVGVSPGQVVAIWHDGWCLGSGVIDGTKCEGENMRGGTG